A stretch of the Solanum dulcamara chromosome 6, daSolDulc1.2, whole genome shotgun sequence genome encodes the following:
- the LOC129893277 gene encoding nucleobase-ascorbate transporter 1 isoform X2, with the protein MTMADISHPPMEQLQDLEYCIDSNPPWAETILLAFQNYILVLGTSVMIPSALVPLMGGSDGDKAKVIQTLLFVAGINTLLQALFGTRLPAVVGGSFAYVIPIVYIISDSHLQRISEPHVRFVHTMRAIQGALIVAASIQIILGYSQVWGLFSRFFSPLGMAPVVGLVGFGLFQRGFPALGNCTEIGLPMLLLVIGFSQYLKNVKPMRDFPIFERFPVLICVSIIWIYSIILTASGAYHDKHALTQHNCRTDRANLISTAPWFKFPYPLQWGPPTFAAGHSFAMMSAVLVSMVESTGAYMAASRLAIATPPPAYVLSRGIGWQGIGILLDGLFGTCTGSTVSVENVGLLGLTRVGSRRVVQISAGFMIFFSMLGKFGAVFASIPFPIYAALYCVLFGLAPSACHFFNSQI; encoded by the exons ATGACAATGGCTGACATTTCCCATCCTCCAATGGAACAACTTCAAGACCTTGAGTACTGCATAGACTCCAATCCTCCATGGG CTGAAACCATCTTGTTAGCCTTTCAAAATTACATATTAGTGCTTGGCACAAGTGTGATGATCCCCTCAGCGCTTGTACCCTTAATGGGTGGATCAGAT GGGGACAAGGCAAAGGTTATACAAACGCTACTCTTTGTGGCTGGAATAAATACTCTTCTCCAAGCACTGTTTGGAACTCGGTTACCCGCTGTTGTTGGAGGTTCCTTTGCATATGTCATTCCAATAGTCTATATAATTAGCGACTCACATCTTCAACGAATTAGCGAGCCACATGTA AGATTTGTACATACAATGCGAGCTATTCAAGGAGCTTTAATTGTTGCAGCTAGCATTCAAATTATTTTGGGATACAGCCAAGTTTGGGGGCTTTTCTCACG ATTCTTCAGTCCCCTTGGGATGGCACCTGTTGTGGGATTAGTTGGTTTCGGCCTATTTCAGCGAGGTTTTCCTGCA CTAGGGAATTGCACTGAAATTGGGCTTCCAATGCTATTGTTGGTCATTGGCTTTTCACAA TATCTAAAGAATGTTAAACCAATGAGGGATTTCCCAATTTTCGAGCGATTCCCTGTTTTGATTTGTGTTTCCATTATCTGGATATATTCCATTATTCTGACGGCTAGTGGGGCGTACCATGACAAACATGCTTTAACTCAACATAATTGCCGCACTGATAGAGCAAATCTCATTTCTACTGCTCCATG GTTCAAGTTCCCATATCCCCTGCAGTGGGGTCCTCCTACTTTTGCAGCAGGGCATTCTTTTGCCATGATGTCTGCAGTTCTTGTTTCAATGGTTGAG TCAACCGGAGCTTATATGGCGGCATCTCGTCTGGCAATTGCTACTCCACCTCCTGCCTATGTACTAAGCCGTGGCATTGGATGGCAG GGAATAGGCATTTTGCTTGATGGACTTTTTGGAACATGCACTGGTTCCACTGTTTCTGT AGAAAACGTCGGACTTCTTGGATTGACTCGAGTTGGAAGTCGAAGAGTTGTTCAAATTTCTGCTGGTTTCATGATATTCTTTTCTATGCTAG GGAAGTTTGGGGCTGTTTTTGCATCGATACCTTTCCCGATATACGCTGCACTATATTGTGTTCTGTTTGGACTT GCTCCGTCGGCTTGTCATTTCTTCAATTCACAAATTTGA
- the LOC129893277 gene encoding nucleobase-ascorbate transporter 1 isoform X1 translates to MTMADISHPPMEQLQDLEYCIDSNPPWAETILLAFQNYILVLGTSVMIPSALVPLMGGSDGDKAKVIQTLLFVAGINTLLQALFGTRLPAVVGGSFAYVIPIVYIISDSHLQRISEPHVRFVHTMRAIQGALIVAASIQIILGYSQVWGLFSRFFSPLGMAPVVGLVGFGLFQRGFPALGNCTEIGLPMLLLVIGFSQYLKNVKPMRDFPIFERFPVLICVSIIWIYSIILTASGAYHDKHALTQHNCRTDRANLISTAPWFKFPYPLQWGPPTFAAGHSFAMMSAVLVSMVESTGAYMAASRLAIATPPPAYVLSRGIGWQGIGILLDGLFGTCTGSTVSVENVGLLGLTRVGSRRVVQISAGFMIFFSMLGKFGAVFASIPFPIYAALYCVLFGLVGSVGLSFLQFTNLNCMRNLIITGLSLFLGISIPQFFNEYWYPARHGLVQTNAGWFNAFVNTIFTSPPMVGLIVAVFLDNTLDVEKAKKDRGMPWWVKFRTFRGDNRNEEFYTLPFNLNRFFPPT, encoded by the exons ATGACAATGGCTGACATTTCCCATCCTCCAATGGAACAACTTCAAGACCTTGAGTACTGCATAGACTCCAATCCTCCATGGG CTGAAACCATCTTGTTAGCCTTTCAAAATTACATATTAGTGCTTGGCACAAGTGTGATGATCCCCTCAGCGCTTGTACCCTTAATGGGTGGATCAGAT GGGGACAAGGCAAAGGTTATACAAACGCTACTCTTTGTGGCTGGAATAAATACTCTTCTCCAAGCACTGTTTGGAACTCGGTTACCCGCTGTTGTTGGAGGTTCCTTTGCATATGTCATTCCAATAGTCTATATAATTAGCGACTCACATCTTCAACGAATTAGCGAGCCACATGTA AGATTTGTACATACAATGCGAGCTATTCAAGGAGCTTTAATTGTTGCAGCTAGCATTCAAATTATTTTGGGATACAGCCAAGTTTGGGGGCTTTTCTCACG ATTCTTCAGTCCCCTTGGGATGGCACCTGTTGTGGGATTAGTTGGTTTCGGCCTATTTCAGCGAGGTTTTCCTGCA CTAGGGAATTGCACTGAAATTGGGCTTCCAATGCTATTGTTGGTCATTGGCTTTTCACAA TATCTAAAGAATGTTAAACCAATGAGGGATTTCCCAATTTTCGAGCGATTCCCTGTTTTGATTTGTGTTTCCATTATCTGGATATATTCCATTATTCTGACGGCTAGTGGGGCGTACCATGACAAACATGCTTTAACTCAACATAATTGCCGCACTGATAGAGCAAATCTCATTTCTACTGCTCCATG GTTCAAGTTCCCATATCCCCTGCAGTGGGGTCCTCCTACTTTTGCAGCAGGGCATTCTTTTGCCATGATGTCTGCAGTTCTTGTTTCAATGGTTGAG TCAACCGGAGCTTATATGGCGGCATCTCGTCTGGCAATTGCTACTCCACCTCCTGCCTATGTACTAAGCCGTGGCATTGGATGGCAG GGAATAGGCATTTTGCTTGATGGACTTTTTGGAACATGCACTGGTTCCACTGTTTCTGT AGAAAACGTCGGACTTCTTGGATTGACTCGAGTTGGAAGTCGAAGAGTTGTTCAAATTTCTGCTGGTTTCATGATATTCTTTTCTATGCTAG GGAAGTTTGGGGCTGTTTTTGCATCGATACCTTTCCCGATATACGCTGCACTATATTGTGTTCTGTTTGGACTTGTAG GCTCCGTCGGCTTGTCATTTCTTCAATTCACAAATTTGAATTGTATGAGGAATCTCATAATAACAGGACTATCACTTTTCCTTGGGATATCAATTCCACAATTTTTCAACGAATATTGGTATCCAGCTCGTCACGGTCTTGTTCAAACCAACGCTGGATGG TTCAATGCATTTGTCAACACCATATTCACGTCGCCTCCAATGGTGGGGCTAATAGTTG